TCGACGGGCGGTTGCCGTCCGCTTCATAAAAGATGGACAAACGATTGAGGCGCGGGCGAGAGGCGAAATCATTCTGTGCTCCGGATCAATCGGATCCGTTCAAATTCTCCATCGCTCCGGGGTCGGCCCCGCGGAGTGGTTGTCATCGATCGGGATCGATGTGGTGCACGAAGGTCGTGGGGTCGGTCGGAACCTTCAAGATCATCTCCAGCAGCGCGCCATATACAAGGTCGAGGGAATTCGTACGCTTAACGAGACATATTATTCGCTTAGTCGACGCGCGTGGATGGGTATCGATTATGCCCTGCGTCGACGCGGTCCCCTGACCATGGCTCCGTCGCAATTGGGAATATTCACCCGATCAGACCCGACCCGCGAGCGGGCAAACATCCAGTTCCACGTTCAGCCTTTGTCTCTCGACAAATTCGGCGATCCACTCCACCGATTTCCCGCGGTCACGGTGGCCGCATGCAATCTGCGCCCCTCGTCGCGCGGCACCATCCAGATCAGCTCCAGTTCGCCGCATGACGCTCCGAAGATCGCTCCTAACTATCTGTCGACTGATGACGACAGAATCGTCGCTGCCAACACCATCCGCGTCACCCGCAGGCTGATGCAGCAGCCCACGATCGCCAGATTTCAACCGCATGAGTATCTGCCCGGCCTGCATGTCGGCGATGACGACGCCGGGCTTGTCCAGGCTGCTGGTGACATAGGCACGACGATCTTCCACCCGGTAGGGACTTCTAAGATGGGCGCTGACAGCGATCCCATGGCTGTTGTCGACGCAAGGCTCAAGGTCCGCGGCGTATTGGGGCTGCGGGTGATCGATGCCTCGATCATGCCTACGATCACGTCGGGAAATACAAATACCCCTACAGCCATGATCGCGGAAAAGGGCGCCACAATGATGTTGGATGACGTCCGCCGGCCTGGCCCCCAGCTTCTAATTGGAGGCGCTACACGACAACATAGTAGTCATTCTGACGAACCATAGCCGCTGATGTGAGACGGCTAATGGCAACCATCGGTCGCTCAGGGGCCTCTCTGGACCCTGCTATTGCGACCCAAAAACCTGTAGTGGCGTCTTTCGTCGATGCGTAAGAATTGGTCTATATTTGCTCCCAACGTTGGAGGATGGGTAGACAAAAAGCCATGGCAAGGCGCCAAAACATCATAGCGATCCCGTCGCTCAGATCACTCGACAAGGCCGCGGGCCGGGTAGGATACCAGCTCACGCAAGCCCTCCGTGAGGCGATATTGAGAGGAGTGCTGAAGCCTGGCGAACGGCTGCCGTCAACGCGTGCCTTAGCGACCTCGCTCCAACTATCCAGAGGTACCATTATCGAAGCGTTTCACCAGCTACATGCCGAAGGCTATCTTGAGGCGCGGGCCCGAGGCGGCACTATCGTAGCTAATGTGGAGAGCGAGTTCGCGAGTCGATCGCAGGCTTTCGTCGAGGCCGGACAGACGGTCCCTGCCTTGCCACCGAACGCCAACCGTCTCGCCGAGGTTGCACGAGTTCTTCGTCCCCAAGGGACAACACCATTTGCGATCGCCCATCCGGCAGGCGCCGTCGCTCCGGACGATAAGTGGCGTCGCCTGGGGAATCGCGTCCGGGCGTTACGCGCGGCTGCTCCCTCCGGCTACATCGACCCAAAAGGCCTGCTCGACCTGCGGATCGCAATCGCGGACTACGTACGAAAGGCACGCGGCGTGAATTGCGAGCCCGACCAAATCTTGATCACAGCGGGCACGCAGCAGGGTCTTTTCTTGGCTGCCACCGTTTTACTCTCCAACGCAGACACCGTTTGGACTGAAGACCCTGTCTATCCCGGCATTGTAGCCGTGCTTGGAAACTTTAACATCCAGACTTATCGATTACCCGTAGATGAGCAGGGCATCGACGTTCAGAAAGGCCTTATGTCTTGCCCGCATGCCCGTGCCGCCTTTGTCACACCATCACACCAATACCCGCTGGGCATGCCCATGAGCATGGCGAGGCGCACCGCATTGTTGTCGTGGGCGCGTCAGAACAACGCATGGATCATCGAGGACGACTACGACAGCGAATTGCGTTACGCCGGACACCCCTTTCCATCCCTACAGGGACTTGACCCTGCGCGTGTCATCTATCTTGGAACGATGAGTAAGGTGCTGTTCTCATCGATGCGCCTTGGATACGCAATCCTTCCGCCTACTTTAGTCGATGCGTTCGCCGGCGCGCGAGCCCTCATCGATCGCCATTCCCCGGCGGTAGACCAACACGTACTGGCGCAATATATGCGAGAAGGGCATTTCGAAGCCCATATTCGACGCATCCGCGGCGCCTATGCAGAAAGGCGCGCGGCATTAATTGCGGCCATCGAAAAGGACTTGCCGTCCTGGGTAACACTACAACCGAGCGACCAGGGCATGCACGTGGTGCTTTGGCTTCCAGCCGCTCTCGACGACGTCAAACTTTCCGAACGAGCAGAGAAGGCAGGACTGGTTGTGCGGCCGATCTCGCCAATGTACCAGGACGCCCCGCCCCGTTTCGGACTGATGCTTGGATTCGGCGGTTTTTCTGTCAGGGAATTACGAACCGCCGTGATCCATCTGAGAACCGTTCTTATGGAATTCTCAAACACGGGCAACCAAGCCAAAATGAAGAAGGTGCTTGGTGACCACCAAAAATCCGGACGTCGCACGCCGACGCCTTGACCCAACTGTACTCTGCGGTGACGATTTCGGTAGGCGTCAAGCCCCTCCCCTCTTGAAGTACACAGATCGAATATCCTTTAGGCCTGCTCCGCTTTGACACCAGCGGCTACCAGCATGGCCTCGCCGATCTCGACGTCCCCCTGCGCCTTGAGGGCGTTACCGGCGCTAGTGATGTCCCTGATCTCTCGGTTTTGACTGAGCTTCAACTTACCCACCAATCGGGTAATCTCGATCTCGATCCCAACGATCATCTTGAGCATCATATCGATGTATTCCTTGGGGCTATCAGTCATCTTCCAAGGATCCGCTTGCTTTGCCTCGTGAGTGCGAGTCAAGCGCGCAACCATGCCGCGAACGTAGCGCTCATCGTCGCGGATCGTTGCGCGTCCGTACGCATGGGCAACCATATAGTTCCAGGTCGGGACCTGCTTTTTGAACTCGACCTTGCTCGGATACCAGTTCGGAGCGATGTAAGCGTCCGCGGCGCGGAAGATGATCAAAACTTCGTCGCCGGTCGAGATATCTTGCCAAACAGGATTCGCTCGAGCGACGTGCGAATGGAGAATCCCGTGCTGACCAGCATGCGCGTTCAGCTCGAACGGAATATGGTTCGCATCGAGACCACTCTTGCCGTTGGTGATCAGAATGCCCAACGGGTTCTTTTCGATCAACTCGTGAAGCACTTCGGGCTTGGTTGCAGCGAAATGCGGCGGAACGTACATAGTCACTCCTTCGTCGGCTAGAGGCGCTCATGCTTAGATGGCAGGCAGGAACGTCGCATCAAACGAGATGCTCTTCAAACTTCGACCATCTCGAAATCGCTCTTTTGCGCCCCGCAATCGGGACAAAACCAGGAATCGGGCACGTCTTCCCAGCGAGTGCCAGCGGCGATTGCATCGTCCGGCCATCCTTCCGCTTCGCTGTAGACTAGTCCGCAAAGCACGCACCGCCACGTCTTGTACACGGGCGCGTCAGCGGCGGTTTCGGTCGAGAATCCAGAAGAGCTGGTCATGCCGGTCTTACCTTCTCTTTGTCATTCAAGACCTTCTATAGTGGAACTGGCACATCAAACAGTGCCAGTTTCTGACATTTTTACTGTAC
This genomic stretch from Bradyrhizobium sp. CCGB12 harbors:
- a CDS encoding PLP-dependent aminotransferase family protein, with the protein product MARRQNIIAIPSLRSLDKAAGRVGYQLTQALREAILRGVLKPGERLPSTRALATSLQLSRGTIIEAFHQLHAEGYLEARARGGTIVANVESEFASRSQAFVEAGQTVPALPPNANRLAEVARVLRPQGTTPFAIAHPAGAVAPDDKWRRLGNRVRALRAAAPSGYIDPKGLLDLRIAIADYVRKARGVNCEPDQILITAGTQQGLFLAATVLLSNADTVWTEDPVYPGIVAVLGNFNIQTYRLPVDEQGIDVQKGLMSCPHARAAFVTPSHQYPLGMPMSMARRTALLSWARQNNAWIIEDDYDSELRYAGHPFPSLQGLDPARVIYLGTMSKVLFSSMRLGYAILPPTLVDAFAGARALIDRHSPAVDQHVLAQYMREGHFEAHIRRIRGAYAERRAALIAAIEKDLPSWVTLQPSDQGMHVVLWLPAALDDVKLSERAEKAGLVVRPISPMYQDAPPRFGLMLGFGGFSVRELRTAVIHLRTVLMEFSNTGNQAKMKKVLGDHQKSGRRTPTP
- a CDS encoding FMN-binding negative transcriptional regulator — encoded protein: MYVPPHFAATKPEVLHELIEKNPLGILITNGKSGLDANHIPFELNAHAGQHGILHSHVARANPVWQDISTGDEVLIIFRAADAYIAPNWYPSKVEFKKQVPTWNYMVAHAYGRATIRDDERYVRGMVARLTRTHEAKQADPWKMTDSPKEYIDMMLKMIVGIEIEITRLVGKLKLSQNREIRDITSAGNALKAQGDVEIGEAMLVAAGVKAEQA
- a CDS encoding rubredoxin, whose protein sequence is MTSSSGFSTETAADAPVYKTWRCVLCGLVYSEAEGWPDDAIAAGTRWEDVPDSWFCPDCGAQKSDFEMVEV